In Thermosphaera sp., the sequence AAGAAATACGGAACATTTCTGAAAATGGCTCCAACGTTAAAGACTAGTGTAGACCGGGAGGTTTTGTGGAAAGCCCTCTCTGAGGGCATTATTGACGTGTATGCAAGCGACAATGCTCCTTCACCTAGAGAGTTGAAGGAAACCGACGTGTGGTCTGCATGGGGTGGAATCCCTAACCTCGAGATTATGGGGCCCTTTTTGTTCACCTACGGGGTCCTCCAGAGAAGAATAAGTCTTCACAGATTCATAACAGTTTTTTCGAGGAATCCGGCGAAGCTTCTCAACGTGTACCCTACGCTTGGGGAACTAGCTGTTGGTAGTGTTGCCGACATCGTAGTCCTAAATACTAGAGAACCCAGAACGATCTCGTCTAGAAATCACCACCATAAGGTGGATTGGACGCCTTGGGAGGGAACTACCCTTTATGGACACTCATATCACGCTGTAGTAAGTGGGGAACTAGTGCTAGAGGAGGGTGAGCTAGTGGGAAGGCCCGGTGATAAATTATATATCGGCTTTATCAATAGATGAGAGAAGGGTTGAAATATGACGGACATGGTGATAATATTTATCTCTTATTTTACTCAACTCCTCGCTATAATGAACCCATTCTCGGCAATCCCTACTTTTATATCCCTGACCGAGGGTTTATCGCATGTTGATAGGGTAAACATCGTGAAGAAGGCGTACTTGGCTGGATTAACAATATTGATTTCTTTCACTCTAATAGGTAAGTACATCCTTGAAGCGTTTAACGTTTCACTACCAGGCTTGAGAGTAGGCGGTGGGATAATATTGATGACAATAGCTTTGGATATGCTTGGAGAGATGCCTAGGACCAAGCAAGTGAATCCTGGTGATATTGCAGTTGTGCCGATCGCCACTCCTCTCATAATTGGACCCGGCACGATTACCACGGTGTTGCTATTGACTTCGACCGATTCATCCCCAATCAACATCTTATTGGTTTTTGTTTCAGGATTGGTGGCTTGCACTGCTACTTTCGCGATACTTTTGGTAAGTGATAGACTCGTCAAGTATTTGAAGGTTTCGACAGTGAAGGCTATTGGCAGATTCATGGCGTTAATTATCGCTGGCGTAGCCGTTGAGATGATTGCCTTGGGTGTTTCTCAATACTTCCGTGAACTCTCCTTGTGTCATTGCCCATAACCGTGTTAAGAATCAATTTTCCCCTCGACGCAGAGGTCTATTCCGTAATTGTTTTTCAAAATAGCCTTGAATTTAGCAACATCTTCACTCCTAGGGTTGCCCCTCAATAGTAAGTCTCCGTGAAACTTCGCTTGAGAAACTTTTCGTAGCCTCAGACTTTCAATCTTAAATCCATGTTTACCAGCCTCATTAACGATAGTCTCATAAACCTCCAATGGGGGAGCCGAGTCGACCATTATTTCGATCAAATCTCCTCCAGCGCGAAAAAGTTCATAGAATATGAACCCGGTGAGTGCAATAGCCCCAACGTAGTCTATCATATATGAGTACACCGCGCCCCCTAGGGTAGACACAATTCCAACTCCAGACTCTATGAACTCACTGGCAGTGAACTCCCCGTACGTCCTGAAACCAGCTGACATTCGCCTAGATAATAGCACTGGTGGAGCATACGCAACTATAGATGCCACTGCAAG encodes:
- a CDS encoding cation transporter, with translation MNRKLALIIAGSIAGGFLKVTGGLIFGSNALFVDALTSFANLLALFAVLALRRRTVMPPDSDHHFGHERFEYVGVLITMLSYSFVAGISISRLASTREYRVGLEAFYLAVASIVAYAPPVLLSRRMSAGFRTYGEFTASEFIESGVGIVSTLGGAVYSYMIDYVGAIALTGFIFYELFRAGGDLIEIMVDSAPPLEVYETIVNEAGKHGFKIESLRLRKVSQAKFHGDLLLRGNPRSEDVAKFKAILKNNYGIDLCVEGKIDS
- a CDS encoding MarC family protein, whose translation is MTDMVIIFISYFTQLLAIMNPFSAIPTFISLTEGLSHVDRVNIVKKAYLAGLTILISFTLIGKYILEAFNVSLPGLRVGGGIILMTIALDMLGEMPRTKQVNPGDIAVVPIATPLIIGPGTITTVLLLTSTDSSPINILLVFVSGLVACTATFAILLVSDRLVKYLKVSTVKAIGRFMALIIAGVAVEMIALGVSQYFRELSLCHCP